The genomic DNA GCGAGTTGTTATCGTACATATCTCAAAGATTGGTTTGTAGGGCTGATGTACATCAACCTATCACCTACAGCGTATGCCTTTCGGCAGGGGGTCTCAGATTGTAACCAAGCGATAAGTTCTTATACGTTTCTTCATTAACTCTGTCGAACTCTAAATGCATCCCTAACAAACCCGTAACATTCCCCCTGCTCCCCTGCTCCCTGCCTTCCTACTCCCCCTCCCTATTCCCCACGCAACAAAATTTCAATAAGTAAAGTCTCTACCCTAAGGAGGATGACTCGTGCCACAGTGTTGGTGGTCTTTGCTTACTCCTCCATATCATGGAATCTCTTCCTTCCCAGTACTACCTTGCTCAAATCAATACTGCTCGACTCCGCGCTCCGCTTGATGCGCCAGAAATGGCAGACTTCGTGGCTCAAATTCAGGGAATTAACGCGATCGCCGATGACGATCCGGGGTTTGTCTGGCGGCTGCGCGGTGAGGGAGCCGATGATGCTACCAGCATCCGACCGTTTGACGATGACCAAATTCTGGTCACAATGACCGTCTGGAAGTCGGTGGAAGCCCTTTCTAACTATGTTTATCGGGGAGCACACGCTGGCATCATGCGCGATCGCCGTCGCTGGTTTGAAAAGCTAGATCAGCAAATCTTGGCGCTGTGGTGGATTCCCGTGGGGCACCTACCGACGATCGAAGAGGCAAAAGAGCGGCTTGCCCATCTTCAGCAGCATGGTTCGACCCCCTATGCCTTTACCTTTGGTAAACCCTTCCCTAGCCCCGATCGGGTTCCTGTCGCTGTGAGCAGTTCAGAAGATTAGAGCCTTTTGTTGAGAGCCTTTTGTTGAGAGCTTTTTATAAGGGGTTCTTAATCCTGAAGCTTCCCTAGCCTCCGTGCCGCCCCTTGCCTACCCTGCCTGCTTTGGCTGACTCGATCGATCGCCCATCGCTTTCCCGATCGTGACGTTCATCTGTGCCCCCAGTAGGACAATGAGCGAACTCCAGTTCAGCCAGAGCAGCAGCACAATTCCGGCGCTGAGCGTACCGTAGGTGAAGTTAAAGTTGGCAAAGTAGCGTGCGTAAATATTAAATGCCTGGGACATGAGTGTCCAGAGAACAGCAGCAATCATTGCACCGGGCAGCAGCGGGGTTCCGGGTCTCCAGCGGCTAGGTCCCTGCCGATAGAGGATGCTAAAGGCGATCGTTACAATACCCAGGGCGGCAAGCCAGCGCACCCCTCGCCCAATCAGTCCACTAAACGACTCCACGATCGTCGGCGCATTCGATCGTTCCAATCCCAACCGCAGGAGCCAGTCGCTAATCACAACCAGGTAGGACGCGCTCATAATAAAGGCAAGCATTACGACGGTCAGCATGAGGGCTACTGCCTTGGCTTTCCAGTAGGGGCGGCGCAGGGCTGGAGGAGTCTGATAGATGTGATCCATTGCGTTCATTGCGGCACTGACGGCACCGGAGGCAATCCAGAGGGCGACAATAATACTGAATACAATGACAATCCTGCCGCGAGGTAGGCGGGTCTGATCAATAAAGCCCTGGATTAAAAAAATGACCTCCGGAGGCGCAACGGGTAAAAGCTGCTGTGCCAAAAAATCAACGCGATCGGGCGGAATCTTCAGTAAGCCGATCGCCGCCAGAATGCCTAGCAGCAGGGGAAATAGCGCCAGCAGGTTGTTATACGCCATCTCTGCCGATAGCCCGAATAGCCTGCTAGTGCCAGTTTCTTGGATAACCTGATGTAAATTGCGAAAGTTGATGTTGAGGAAAAATTGAATGAAGCGTGAGGAGCGCATGGAATGGATGGGTAGATAGGTGGATGAGGGAGTGGGGAATGGGGAGTGGGGAGCGAGGAGTGGGAGAGCGGGGTTCCAGCAAAATTATCTCTAACAGCAGGCGAATTCGTCTGGGCAATTGCCCTACGCTAGTCTGACTTAAATGAATTGCTTGAGATTGTTCTGTCGGAATCGATCGCTATGCCAAGTGCTGAAGTTGAAGCGTTACAAACAGTGGGGAGGCTGCTGGGCGGAGCCTTTAGCCTGAATTCGGAAATCTATCGCAGCGTTAGCTATAGTTCAGATGCGCTGTGGTTGCCGCTCTCCCTTTCCCGCGAGTTCTGGATTGCCCTGCTTACTGTTTTGCTGGCGGGTCTTTCGCTTTCTTTGGGGCAAGCGATCGTCCTTTTTGTGAATCGGGTAAAGCCTGCGCGGTTTGTGTTTAGCCTGCTGCTGAATGCGGTGCTGTTTACCTTTGGCTTTCTGTTCCTGGTGGTGAGTACCTGGCTGATCTGCTGGGTTTCCTGGACAGTCAGTATTCCGCTGCTGACGCTAATTAAGGTGCTGGGACTTAGCTATGCACCGCTGCTGTTCAGCTTTCTAGGAGCCTTGCCCTACCTGGGAGTGCCCATCCTAACGATGTTGTCGGTCTGGCGGTTGCTGTCGGCGGTGGTAGGTTTTTCGGCAGTGGCGGGGGTGAGTGCGGGAACGGGATTTGGCTATGTGGCGATCGGGTGGGTGGTGCTGCAATTGCTGGAAGGCACGATCGGACAGCCCATTGCTCGTTTGGGAAAGCACCTTGCCGATCGGGTGGCGGGGGTTCCTCTGCGGGTGAGGAGCGTCGAAATTCTGGAGCTAGTGCGATCGAGCTTTTCCCAGCCTGCGTCTCCGATGATTCCGGCGGGTCAGTCAGTTGCGCTAAATCGGGGACAAACGATTCGAGGGCAAGCGATTCAGCAGGGTGTGACTCGGCTCAGAGGCAATCGGGCAGAGCCGGAACGGGTTCGATCGCTGGCGCAGGCGGCACAGGCATCGGCAAATCCGCAGTTTCCTGCTGGGGGAAGGACTTCTACTCAGGAACCGATCGCCCTGGAAGAATCGATCGCTGACACCCAGAGGGAATCCGGCGAAGCGCAATCCAGCGAAGCGCAGTCCGGTCAAGCTCAGATGAACTCCCAGACGGCGACTCAGCAAATTAAGCTGCTGTCCCTGCTGGCAATGGGGGTTCTGTTTGTGGTAATTGCAATGCTGCTGCGCCCCATCAAAGAATCTGTCTTTGGCTGGTACAGTACGCTGCCCAGTCTGCTGGTGTTTCTGTTCGATCTGTTTTGGATTGGGATTGTGGCGATCGTCTTTGCCGGAATTCTGGCACCGCTGGAAACCCTGGGCTGGTGGGCAGGCTGGTATGGCGACGACTTGGATACAAACGACGGGAACGGAGCAGCACAGAAGCCGGGAACCGCAGCTCCAGACTCAGCAGAAATGTCGCGATACTCCCGATACATTGTCTATCTGGACGGGATTGGGCAATCCGGCGAGGAATATACGCCCGATGTGATGGACTTTCTGGATGCGCTGGAATCGGCTTTGCCTTCGGACGTGATGCTGGTGCGGGGGCTAATGATGTACTCGGTGCTGAACAAGCCGCTGAACGAAGACCGACCGCTGGCGTTTCTCTGGGCATTGGCGGACAAGGTGCGGTTCAGTAATCCTGCTGCGCTGCTGGGCATCCTGCTCAATCTTCGCAATGTGTTTATCGTGGCGGTTTCTGCCGATAAGCGCTATGGACCCATCTACAACCAGGGCATCGCCCAGGTGCTTTACAACGGCTTACTGGAGCGGGAATACATCCCTGGCAGCGGTGTTCCCATTACGCTAATCGGCTACAGCGGCGGCGGAGAAATGTCGGTGGCAGCTGCACCCTACCTGACACGCGCCACAGGTGCCCCGATCGACGTGGTCTCTCTGGGTGGTGTCATGAGCGCTAACAACAACTTTCTGGTGCTTCAGCATCTTTACCATCTGGTCGGTAAAAAGGACATTGTGGAGCGCATCGGTCCCATGATGTTTCCAGGACGCTGGAAGCTGTTTTTCCTGTCCTACTGGAATCGGGCAAAACGGCAGGGCAGAATCAGCATTATCCCCCTGGGCGAAATGGGGCACCAGGTTCCGGGCGGCTACATGGACCCGGAGGCACAACTGCCCAGCGGCGAGACCTGTCTTGAGCAGACGATCGCTTCTATTCTCAAAATCCTGCAAGGTGAGTTTATTCCGGCGATCGAGCGAGTGCCTCACCAGCTCAGCCATTACCAGCGATACAAACGCGCCCCTTTTAATTCGCCTGCCTTTTACCCGCTCGGCGCGGAGCGCAACTCCGAAGTAACCGAACAGAGCCTCGATCCCAATCGCTATCAGCCCATTGGCGACTGGATGGGACGGCTGATTCTGCCCCAGCACTGGGAACGGCATCAGGTCAGAGGAGTCTGGTTCGAGGTCTACCACGCGCCTCCCGAATATCGCTCCCTGATTGGACAACGGCTTAAACTCCGCTGGTCAACCGACCCGGAAGTGCAGCAATTCGTCAAAAAAGTCACCCGCGACGTTCACTTCAGCCCCAATGCCGAATTTACCAGCGAGTACGGCGGACTCGTCCACCCCGATCGCCTCAACCACTGGCAACAGGTCAATCCCCTGGAGTCGCTGGCAGGCTCGCATCCGGTGGATGATGTGGTGGTGATGCTGGAGGATGTAGGAGTGGATGGGTGGATGGGTGGGAGAGTGGGAGAGTGGGAGAGTGGGAGCGTGGGAGGAGCCGAGAGCGATCGCGGGAGTCATGAAACCGGATCAAACCATTCGTCTACAGACCAAACCTCCTCTTCCCCTCACCCATCCACCCATCCACCCATCCACTCATCCACTCCTCAACCTACCCTCTACACTCGCACCGAACCTATCCAAATTACAGGGCGCTTCTATGCGCTAGTGCAGTTTGTTCAGCCGATCGCCGGGACCGATTGCTTCCAGGTGGTTCACTTTAATCGCGCTTCGCGGCAGTTTGATGGGGAAACGGAGATTGTGCGGTTGCCGTCTGTGATTGCGGACGAGAATGGCTGCTTTCCTTCGACGACGCAGGGCATCGAGCAGTCTTACTTAAACGAGACAGGCTGGTATATCTTCGGTGCCCAGGATCGGACGGGGATGTTTGTGGTGCAGTCGGTCGCCCCTCGATCGCTTTTAAGACTTCAGCCCGATCGCGTGCTGTTTGGACGAAAGCGAGCCTATCAATATATTCATCGGGAAGCCTGGGCGGAAATCAAATCACAGAAAGGCAAAATTAGCTCGGTGCTGCTGGATGCCTCGGAAGGGATGGGTGACGGAACCCTTCAGGCGGCGATCGATCGCTGGAAGTTAGGCGATCGGGCACTCTTGCTGCACAGCTACGGCGGCATTGGCGGTAAAAAGCGGGAGCCAGCGGCGGCTTCGCCCATCTTTTTTGGGCATTTTGCTTACGGCATGGCAGAGGTGGTTCATGATCCGCTCGCCGATGAGCTGCGGTTTGACATTCGCTATCACCAGGTTTACACGCACAACACCGATGGTCTGATTGCGGGAACGCTCCACTGGTCACGGTATCTGGGCGATCGTCAGTTTGGCTGGGTGGGGGCGCGTCCGGTCTGCGATATTTTAATCAAGCTGGAGGCGTTCACCGGACGGTTTGAGTACAAGGGCACAAAGCCTTCTCCGCTGGATACTATGCTGCGCCAGCTTCAGGTGATGACCGCCCGCTATCGAATTGGCGACGGCACAGGCGGAACCTACGTGGGACCCGCCAACAACTGCGCCCAGGACTCCAACCAGGCGTTGTTTGCCAGCATTCGTGCCATTCAGTACGCTGTGCAAATGAATCCCGATATTATTCAGGCATGGCTAGAAACCCATCCCGAACAAGCCGATCGCTACGACCAGCTCATCCGACTCGGCAAGGCACTCCAGCGACAGCTTCAGCCCTTTGGCGATGCCCGATCGGACTGGAAACGGGGCGAATTTAACCTGGGCTGCACCCTCGAAGATAGCCCGCTGCGAAACCTCTGGATGGGCTTAACCAGCTGGCGAACGCTGCTGCCCCGTCTGGCGAGCGACGCGATCGTCCGGGTCTTCCTGCGAGAAGGGGCTTCGGTCTGGGTACTGCGGACGAATCAAATTGGCGGCAATGATCCGGATATTGAACCGATCGCGCCCATGACCCTTTAATCCTGATACTGCCTCAACAGCTCCGGCACATGATCAAATCCATCCACCCCGATCGCTCCCACGATCGATCGCCGCTCCTGATCGAGCAAACTCCGAAACTCGGTTTCACCTAACTGTCCACGAATCACTACGAGGAGTCCGGCGGTTTGTCGCCAGCTGGTTGAGCCGATTTGCTCTAGCAGGTACATTCCCAGCGATCCGGTGAGGATGGCTTTGCTGAAGTTTTGTAGCCGATAGTGTGCCTCTGCCAGATACGCCAGATTGATCCCCTGCAAGTAGACATCTCCGGTGAACTGCGCGGCAGCAATGCCCTTGTCCAGATATTCCAGCGATTCCTGCGGCTGGTCTGCCAGAACTTGAGCAATGCCCAAACTGCTGTAGCACAGTGCCTGACTCTGCCGATCGCCCAACCGCTCCGCCTGCTGGAGTCCCTGCTGAAGCCGCTCGATCGCCATTTCGTAAACCTCCGGCTCCACGTATTCCTGCTGCCTTGCCTGAAATACTTCGCTGAAGCCCAGATTCGCCAGCGCATTTGCCTCCCCTGATCGATCGCCCGCCTGACGGCTCAAAATCACCGCCCGCTGACTGTAGTTGATTGCCTCGCTGTAGTTTGCCTGGGCGACATAGGTGCGGCTGAGATGGTTGAGATTGGCGATTTCGCAGACCGTATCCTTTGCCGTCCTCGCAATTTCCACCGCCTGCTGATGAAAGCCGATCGCCCGATCGACCTGTCCCATTGCCCGTGCAGAGGAGCCGAGCAGCGTCAGAATTCGGGCTTTTTCCTGGGTGCCTTCCGCCTGTCGCAGCGGTTCATCCAGATAGCTCATGGCATCCCGCAAATACTCCCCTGTAAAGGACGCAAAAATGCCGCCGTACAGAGGAAAGTAGGACTGCTGGGCAAAGGTTCGCAGGATTTGCAGCGTCACCTGAAAGGATGCCTGCCGCAGACGATGCTGACTTGGAAGCGTAGAACGACCCCAGCCTTCCCCCAGCTGCGACCAGATCAGCGAGAAAGCGAGGAACGTGGCGATCGACAGCTTTGCCCCCACCTTCGAGTCGTAAATCAGTTTATCGAACCAGTTCACTAGCCCCTGCTGAAGACAGCGCAGAATGACGACCAGCTCAACAAAATCCGCCAGTGTCGTTGCCTGAGATTCCGCCCATTCGATCGGGGCTTCCCCCAGCGCCAGGGCATTAAACAGTGCCGCCGGAACGGGACGATTCACCTGCTTCGCCCACAGTGCCCAGGGTCCACGCTGCCCCGGAACGCCTTCAAAACCGATCTGTCCCTGACTCTGATCGTAAATCCAGCTCACCAGATAGTTTTCCAGCCGCTGCCAGGATTGCAGTCCTTCGAGTAAGCCCTGCCCAAGCTGCTGCAAATCTGCCGTATCCGGAGACTGCCGGAGTCGTTTGCCCAACTGCTGCCACTGGGACAAGCTGAGGGGTTGGGGCAAATTGGGATCGGTGACACGAATCAGTTCCCGCAGCGGATCATCTGTTTCAATGCCGCTTGCCATTACGATCTGCTGAACGGCACTATCGAGGGCTGCATTGACCTGATTTTGCGCCTGCCAGCGTTCCCACTCGCCGCGAATCGTCTGGAGTGCTCGCAGAATGCGTCCTGCCTTTGCCTGCTTGAGTTCATCGCCGGAGGTTGCCTGCTGTTCCGTTGCCGAGAGGCGATCGCTCAAACAGCGCTCAAACAGTTCTCCCGTCCCAGCCTCAATCCCCTCCGTCAGCATTTGCAACACCTGCTCCTTCGAGCGGATATTGCCCTTAAGGGTCATCTGGACGATCTGGTCAATCAGGGCACTATAGCGATCGGTGAGGGAAGCATCGGACATAGGAAGCACTCGAAAAAGGGCAGCAGCGAAGCCCTAAGCTTTGCCGTTCCCCCATTGTATAAAGTGGCGTATCAAGTGGATTCGGATAACGACTCACTAAAAAACCCGCCTTGCAGCGGGAGTTATTTGGTGGTGAGGGGTATCGAGCAGACTTAGTACGCGCCCGATCGATTCACAATTACGGCGACCGTCTGGGCAATCAGGCGCAGGTCGTACAGCGGATGCCAGCGTTGCTGATAGCGCAAATCCAGATCAACAATCTGCTCAAAATCCTTGATGGCAGAACGTCCGTTGACTTGCCACTCACCCGTTAGTCCAGGTTTAACGTTGAGTCTTTGCCAGTGGCGATCGTTGTATCGGCTGACCTCGTCGCGGGTAGGCGGACGGGTTCCCACCAAACTCATATCGCCCATCAGCACATTCCAGAACTGGGGAAATTCATCCAGGCTGGTTTTGCGAAGGAACTGCCCAATACGGGTAATCCGAGGGTCTTGCTCATTCTTAAAAATGAGTCCTTTGGCTTCGTTCGGCACCATGGCTTTAAGCTGATCGGCGTTTGCCACCATTGAGCGAAACTTAAGCAGCGTAAAGGGTTTACCGTGTAAACCAAACCGCTCCTGCCGGAAGAAAATTGGACCAGGACTATCGAGCTTAATCAGAACGGCGAGCGGGATAAAAATGACACCTAGTATAAGGAGACCAACAATCGACCCTACAATGTCAATCGTGCGCTTGATGATACAGGAGGCGGAAGGGTGTGGAGCCTGAGGCAGCCCATCGAAATCCGGAACAGAGGAGCTAGTTGGATGCATTGCAGAGTTAGTCATAGGGAGAGGTTTAAATAAGCGAAGACTAAATCGCGACTGTTTTAATTCTTGAAGTATAAAATTGCAACAAAAGAGGAATATAACGAAATCGCGTTCTTTGCAAAAGCTTCTCACTTCTGTAGAAATACCTAGTGATCCCCGGAGTTTTGTGAAGCTAGGATAAAGTTTCTTCTTTAATTTGTCTTCCACTGATAGTAGAAAAATCGCTTGCTCAGACATCTGCTCCCGATATTTGCTGAGTTTTCTGTATTAAATATCACTGTTGGGTTAATAGGTGTGTACTACAAAGCCTGATGCCATAGGACTCAAGCGAAGGTACTGTAGCGGCATTGAAGCGCTATTAGGTCAAATCACGGGAAGATACCATAGGCTTTAGATCCCCAGGGCGATCGAGAGAACAGCGATCGAAATCATGCGATCGAATTAATAGAGAAGAAGATTTATGCATCGTTTAGCAACGCAGCCGGGTGGCTGGATGCCAGATACGGAAGGCGTCATATTTGTAGAGCAGTCGCCTGCCCCGCTGGTCTATCTCACCGCTGCTGATACTGATATTCAGGTACTTGCCGCTGCGACGGGTCAACTACCATCAGGTTTTCCTGAAGTCCGGGCAGTCAATTTGCTTCAGCTTCAGCAGCATTTGACGATCGACACCTACGCGGAACAGGTTTTATCCCAGGCAAAGGCGATCGTGCTGCGGCTCCTGGGCGGGCGCTCCTACTGGTCTTACGGGCTAGAAGTCGTCAAGCAAACAGTAGAACAGACAGGCGCAATGCTGTTTGTCCTCCCCGGAGACGATAAGCCCGACCCGGAACTGTGCAGCCATTCCACGGTTTCCCTCACGTCCGTCGATCGCCTGTGGCGCTATTTTACGGAGGGCGGCGTCGAAAATGCCGTCAATGCCCTCAAGTTTTTGGCGAATACAGCTTGCGGCACGGACTACGAAACAGACTTGCCGCGATCAATTCCGCGTGTCGGACGCTACCCCTGCCCCCCTGCTCCAGACTCCCCCAAAGCCGGAATCCTCTTCTACCGCGCCCACTACCTCGCAGGCAACACTGCCCCGATCGATTCTCTCTGTCAGGCATTGAGCGATCGTGGGATGGAGCCTGTGCCGCTGTTTGTCTCTTCGCTGCGGGACGGGGAAGTACAGGCAGAACTATTGGACTGGTTTCAGCAGAAATGCCCGATCGAGGTTTTGCTGAACGCGACGAGTTTTTCCCTGGCGCGACTAGAGGCAGAAACGCCCAACGTGGATCTGTGGCAAAAGCTGAATGTCCCGGTGTTGCAGGTCATCCTCAGTAGCGGCACTCAGGCACAGTGGCTTGAGCAAACCCGTGGGCTTTCCCCTCGCGATATGGCGATGAATGTGGCGCTGCCGGAGGTGGATGGGCGAATTATTACCCGTGCGGTGTCGTTCAAGGCGATCGAATCCCGCCACCCAATGCTGGAAACCGATGTGGTGGGCTATCAGCCGTTGGACGATCGAATTCAGTTTGTGGCGGATCTGGCGGCAAATTGGGTACAGCTGCGTCAGACTCCGGTGAGCGATCGCCGTATTGCCCTGATTCTGGCAAACTATCCCACGAAGGACGGCAGGCTGGCAAACGGGGTGGGACTGGATACGCCCCAGAGCTGTGTGGAAATCCTGAAGGCACTCCAGCAGGAAGGCTACCTTGTCGAAAATCTGCCTCGGTGTATCGATGAACTGACCGGGGATGACCTGATCGCCCTGCTCACTCGAACCGTCACCAACGATCCCGAAGGACAAACCCTGCGTCCGGTGAACCAATCCCTGAACCTGGAGGAGTACGATCGCTTCTTCCAAACCCTCCCCAGTGCTGTCCAGCAGGGCATCGGCGATCGCTGGCAGAGTCCGATCGAAGAACTGAAGCAGCGTGGCTTTCTAGATGTTTTAGAAACACCCGCTTTCCCGATCGCCGGAGTCCAGTTTGGCAATGTGTTTGTCGGGGTGCAGCCCGCTCGCGGCTATGATCTCGATCCGTCGCTGAACTATCATGCCCCTGACCTGGAGCCGCCTCATTATTATTTAGCGTTCTATGCGTGGCTGCGATCGCACTTCGGCGCACAGGCGATCGTCCATGTGGGCAAGCACGGCAATTTAGAATGGCTTCCGGGCAAGGGAACGGCACTCTCGGCGAAGTGTTATCCAGAAGCCGTCTTTGGCGCAATGCCCCACCTGTACCCCTTCATCGTCAACGATCCGGGCGAAGGCTCCCAGGCAAAACGCCGATCGCAAGCCGTCATCCTCGATCACCTCACCCCACCCCTCACCCGCGCCGAGCTTTACGGCGGACTTCAACAGCTCGAAACGCTGATGGATGAATACTACGAAGCACAAAGCCTCGACCCCTCCCGGCTGACTTTAATTCGCGATCGCATCCTGGCTCTGATCGATCAAACCAACTTAGACCAGGATCTCGCCCTTCAATCCGGCAAACCATCCGGCAATCAAAAAAAATCAGCAGAAGACCGCTTTGCCGAACTCCTGACTCGCATCGACGGCTACCTCTGCGAACTCAAAGAAGCTCAAATCCGTGACGGTCTGCATATCTTTGGCAGTTGTCCCACCGGACGGCAGCTTCGAGATCTAATTGTGTCGATCGCCCGTCATCCCGGAAAAAATCGAATTGGGTTAACTCGTGCGATCGCGCAGGATTGGGGCTTGGCGATCGATCCACTGACGGCAGATCCAGCGGCTTTGGTAAAAGATTCGATCGCAAAAGATTTTTGTGTCGTAGGCTCACCTGTTAACGCCCCCCCACCTCCCAATTCTGGGGGGCTTCCGAACCAGGTAAACTCTGTTGGCTCTGGAGTAAGTCAAAAAATTCAAAGTCTTTCCTCCCCCTGTCAAAGCGGCAAAAAAGGGGAAAGTGCAACGCGCTCAACCTCTCACCCCTTTTCCATTCAAAGTCCCCCACCTCGCGCTTCAAGCGCGGAAAAGACAAGTGGGGATTTAGGGGGCGATGCAGCACACTCAACCTCCCACCCCTGGCGCACGATCGCTGATGTGATCGAATCCCTCGAACTCACCGCCGCAGAATTAATTGACCATCTACTCATCGATGACCAGCTACGATCGTCCCCCCTTGCCGCCGATTTGCCTGCGACGCAGAAAGAGCTGCACTGGATCGCCAAAACTCTGCTGCCTGCACTGAAACAAACCGATCGCGAAATCACGAATCTGCTGCACGGATTATCGGGAGGCTATGTGCCCAGCGGCGCATCCGGCGCACCCACACGCGGTCGTCCCGAAGTGCTGCCCACCGGACGCAATTTTTATTCGGTGGATATTCGTGCCATTCCCACCATGACGGCATGGGATGTGGGACGCAAAGCGGCGGAAAACCTGATCGAGCAATACGCCCAGGAGCAGGGAGAATATCCGCGTACCCTCGCTCTCTCCATTTGGGGCACGTCCACCATGCGAACCGGAGGCGATGACTTTGCAGAAGCGTTAGCCCTGCTGGGGGTTCAGCCCGTGTGGGAAGGATCTTCGGGACGGGTGATCGATTTTGAGATTTTGCCGCTTTCCGTCCTGGGTCGTCCCAGAGTCGATGTCACCCTACGGATTTCTGGCTTCTTCCGCGATGCCTTCCCGAATTTGATTGATCTGTTTCAGCAGGCGATCGTCGCAGTTGCCGCATTAGATGAACCTCTGGAGCAAAATCCGCTGGCATCTCAGGTTCAGCAGGATTCTCAAAACTGGCAGCAGGCAGGACTTTCGGCAGAACAGGCGACCGATCGTGCCCAGTACCGCATCTTTGGTTCCAAACCGGGGGCATACGGAGCCGGACTGCAAGGCTTAATCGACGCGCAAAACTGGACAGACGATAGCGATCTGGCGCGGGCTTACCTCAACTGGAGCAGCTACGCCTATACCGGAAAATCCGAAAGCTTTGCCCCAGAAGCATTTGAACAGCGACTTCGCCAGATGCAAATCGTGCTGCACAACCAGGACAACCGCGAACACGACCTGCTGGATTCCGATGACTACTACCAGTTCCAGGGCGGACTCACCGCTGCGGTGCGAACCCTCTCCGGCACTAATCCCACCGTCTACTTCGGCGATCACGCCCTGCCGGAAAATCCCAAACTGCGGCGACTGGAAGCGGAAATCGCCAGAGTTTATCGATCGCGCGTCGTCAATCCCAAATGGATTGCAGGCGTAATGCGGCACGGCTACAAAGGCGCGTTTGAAATGGCAGCAACCGTCGATTATCTTTTTGCCTACGATGCCACTGCCCGCTGTGTCCAGGACTATATGTATCAGGGCATTGCTGATGCCTATTTGTTCAACTCAGAAGTGCAGACCTTTATTCAGCAAAAAAATCCCTGGGCACTACGCGACATGGCAGAACGGCTACTTGAAGCCAACCAGCGGGGACTGTGGCAGGAAGTTAATCCCCAAATTCTGGAAAAATTGCGATCGCTGATTAACGAAACAGAAGGAGCGATCGAAGCGATGAGTTAAGTGAACGTTAATTTCCTTGCTCTCCTCGTTCCAATGCTCTGCGCTGGAATGCAAATAGGAGGCTCTGCCTCCACCTCACAAAAAAAGGACGGGCAAGATACCCATCCACAAGTCTTGCAATCCGAATTTCCTTAAACGTTCGGCGTATTGATTTCTGCCGGAGCGGGTCTGGAAAACAGTCCAAAAATCGGACCCAGAACTGCCCCGA from Leptolyngbya ohadii IS1 includes the following:
- a CDS encoding CAAX protease; the protein is MPSAEVEALQTVGRLLGGAFSLNSEIYRSVSYSSDALWLPLSLSREFWIALLTVLLAGLSLSLGQAIVLFVNRVKPARFVFSLLLNAVLFTFGFLFLVVSTWLICWVSWTVSIPLLTLIKVLGLSYAPLLFSFLGALPYLGVPILTMLSVWRLLSAVVGFSAVAGVSAGTGFGYVAIGWVVLQLLEGTIGQPIARLGKHLADRVAGVPLRVRSVEILELVRSSFSQPASPMIPAGQSVALNRGQTIRGQAIQQGVTRLRGNRAEPERVRSLAQAAQASANPQFPAGGRTSTQEPIALEESIADTQRESGEAQSSEAQSGQAQMNSQTATQQIKLLSLLAMGVLFVVIAMLLRPIKESVFGWYSTLPSLLVFLFDLFWIGIVAIVFAGILAPLETLGWWAGWYGDDLDTNDGNGAAQKPGTAAPDSAEMSRYSRYIVYLDGIGQSGEEYTPDVMDFLDALESALPSDVMLVRGLMMYSVLNKPLNEDRPLAFLWALADKVRFSNPAALLGILLNLRNVFIVAVSADKRYGPIYNQGIAQVLYNGLLEREYIPGSGVPITLIGYSGGGEMSVAAAPYLTRATGAPIDVVSLGGVMSANNNFLVLQHLYHLVGKKDIVERIGPMMFPGRWKLFFLSYWNRAKRQGRISIIPLGEMGHQVPGGYMDPEAQLPSGETCLEQTIASILKILQGEFIPAIERVPHQLSHYQRYKRAPFNSPAFYPLGAERNSEVTEQSLDPNRYQPIGDWMGRLILPQHWERHQVRGVWFEVYHAPPEYRSLIGQRLKLRWSTDPEVQQFVKKVTRDVHFSPNAEFTSEYGGLVHPDRLNHWQQVNPLESLAGSHPVDDVVVMLEDVGVDGWMGGRVGEWESGSVGGAESDRGSHETGSNHSSTDQTSSSPHPSTHPPIHSSTPQPTLYTRTEPIQITGRFYALVQFVQPIAGTDCFQVVHFNRASRQFDGETEIVRLPSVIADENGCFPSTTQGIEQSYLNETGWYIFGAQDRTGMFVVQSVAPRSLLRLQPDRVLFGRKRAYQYIHREAWAEIKSQKGKISSVLLDASEGMGDGTLQAAIDRWKLGDRALLLHSYGGIGGKKREPAAASPIFFGHFAYGMAEVVHDPLADELRFDIRYHQVYTHNTDGLIAGTLHWSRYLGDRQFGWVGARPVCDILIKLEAFTGRFEYKGTKPSPLDTMLRQLQVMTARYRIGDGTGGTYVGPANNCAQDSNQALFASIRAIQYAVQMNPDIIQAWLETHPEQADRYDQLIRLGKALQRQLQPFGDARSDWKRGEFNLGCTLEDSPLRNLWMGLTSWRTLLPRLASDAIVRVFLREGASVWVLRTNQIGGNDPDIEPIAPMTL
- a CDS encoding tetratricopeptide repeat protein, which codes for MSDASLTDRYSALIDQIVQMTLKGNIRSKEQVLQMLTEGIEAGTGELFERCLSDRLSATEQQATSGDELKQAKAGRILRALQTIRGEWERWQAQNQVNAALDSAVQQIVMASGIETDDPLRELIRVTDPNLPQPLSLSQWQQLGKRLRQSPDTADLQQLGQGLLEGLQSWQRLENYLVSWIYDQSQGQIGFEGVPGQRGPWALWAKQVNRPVPAALFNALALGEAPIEWAESQATTLADFVELVVILRCLQQGLVNWFDKLIYDSKVGAKLSIATFLAFSLIWSQLGEGWGRSTLPSQHRLRQASFQVTLQILRTFAQQSYFPLYGGIFASFTGEYLRDAMSYLDEPLRQAEGTQEKARILTLLGSSARAMGQVDRAIGFHQQAVEIARTAKDTVCEIANLNHLSRTYVAQANYSEAINYSQRAVILSRQAGDRSGEANALANLGFSEVFQARQQEYVEPEVYEMAIERLQQGLQQAERLGDRQSQALCYSSLGIAQVLADQPQESLEYLDKGIAAAQFTGDVYLQGINLAYLAEAHYRLQNFSKAILTGSLGMYLLEQIGSTSWRQTAGLLVVIRGQLGETEFRSLLDQERRSIVGAIGVDGFDHVPELLRQYQD
- a CDS encoding DUF3291 domain-containing protein codes for the protein MESLPSQYYLAQINTARLRAPLDAPEMADFVAQIQGINAIADDDPGFVWRLRGEGADDATSIRPFDDDQILVTMTVWKSVEALSNYVYRGAHAGIMRDRRRWFEKLDQQILALWWIPVGHLPTIEEAKERLAHLQQHGSTPYAFTFGKPFPSPDRVPVAVSSSED
- a CDS encoding YihY/virulence factor BrkB family protein; translated protein: MRSSRFIQFFLNINFRNLHQVIQETGTSRLFGLSAEMAYNNLLALFPLLLGILAAIGLLKIPPDRVDFLAQQLLPVAPPEVIFLIQGFIDQTRLPRGRIVIVFSIIVALWIASGAVSAAMNAMDHIYQTPPALRRPYWKAKAVALMLTVVMLAFIMSASYLVVISDWLLRLGLERSNAPTIVESFSGLIGRGVRWLAALGIVTIAFSILYRQGPSRWRPGTPLLPGAMIAAVLWTLMSQAFNIYARYFANFNFTYGTLSAGIVLLLWLNWSSLIVLLGAQMNVTIGKAMGDRSSQPKQAG